The genomic stretch gtctgagatgagtgcaattgtgcggtagtttgagcattcttttgcattgcctttctttgggattcggatgaaaactgactttttccagccttgtggccactgctgagttttccaaatttgctggcatattgagtgcaacactttcacagcatcatctttcaggatttgaaacagctcaactggaattccatcacctccactagctttgttcatagtgatgctttctaagacccacttgacttcactttccaagatgtctggctctagattagtgatcacatcatcatgactatctgggtcatgaagatcttttttgtacagcacttctgtgtattcttgccacctcttcttaatatcttctgcttctgttaggtctataccgtttctgtcctttatcgagcccatctttgcatgaaatgttcccttggtatctctaattttcttgaagagatctctagtctttcccattctgttgtttgcctctatttctttgcattgatcactgaagaaggctttcttatctcttcttgctattctttggaactctgcattcagatgcttatatctctccttttctcctttgcttttcgcctctcttcttttcacagctatttgtcaggcctccccagacagccattttgcttttttgcatttcttttccatggggatggttagAGAACTACAATCCACAATAACCACAAAATATCCAAGTTGGCATTGTTCATTTtccacaagtaaataaatatataaaggagAGCTTAAGCGATTTTTCTGAGAGTTTGCATCCAGGATTCGTATTGCAGGGTGGGGGGAGGTACGGATTCTTTCTCTTACAAATAAAACTCAAATAAACCATTACGCAAATTGATGTGATATGACATTCTCCTGGCGTGGAATAAATCCTCATGTAGAGGAGGGATGAGTGCCTTTAAATGCTTCAGTCTGTATTTTAAACAACCTATGAAATAGCTTTCCTTACAATTTCTATACATATTCATGAAGACCCACTGGTCAACACTGAAGCATcaccaagaagagaaaaaatccTATTACACTGACAAGACAGTTTCCTTAATCAGATCTCTATTCCTTGTTAATCTGAATTTAGTTCAGATAACTAAAGAACTTTGTTCAGTCTGTGATAGAACTAGACACTTACAAAGTAAGTTTCTGACAATTCACGTCAATTTATTTTTGCAATAATCGATTgcaaaaggcttttaaaaaatatattgaattgGCATTAGATCAAGATGAAATAAACTGCTTTACTGCTTTACCAAAAAGGGACTTCATCAAAGATTTTACTAGGCTTCCATAAGAGCAGCGTGAGATATCTGCTTAATAAAtatgtgcatttattttttgctttatttggaAAATTTGCCAACGTAATCTGCCAACATGTTTTAAATCAGATTCTCTCATCTAATGTTTAAGACGATAGGACAAGATGagataaaagggaaaaacagtttAATGTCAATTTgcctgattattttttaatatgaaaatcaGTTGTTACTGGACCAGATACAGATACAAATTGAACAGGGAGGTTAATATGAAGCAGTTCAGTATTTATTTCCCCATTTCAAATCTTTATCATTGAAAAGTAGTTTACCTTGTTCATGCTGACAAGTCTTCTAAATCTGACCTTACCAAATAACGTGTATATtaataaatagtatttttaaaattaaatatatatgtgtgtgtgtatatgtacacatggtAAAGTAACGTTTCTCAGACTCACCCGATCATGAGACCTACTTGGGGGCGCTCGTTTTAACGTGTGGATTCCCAGGCCTCCTCCCTGGGGGCTCTGACTCCGATAAGGTATGGGACGGATGGGGGGCGCTCAAGAATGCACACTAGTAAACACACCGCCTGAGATTACAGTCAGGCCGATCAGGGACGTATGTGATGTCATAGAAATATCCCTAACCTCACTTACCTGGGCGGGAGGGCGAGCAGGCCTCTGAAGAGCGGCTGGAAACGGCTTTCGGGAGAAGCGGCGGGAGTGGGCGCATTTGTAGGGCCAGAGGGAGGTGACCAGGGGGCGGTGAGACAGTCCGGAGCCAGGGGGAGTGCGCGGGTCGCGATCTCAGGGGTCTGAATCACTGCCACAGGGAACTCGCTCGAGGAACGGGGGATCAGGGCCTGCAGGCAGACGGCGGCGGCGGGGGTCGCCTGTCCCCGAGACCCTCCGTCCACGTGCAACCCAGAGTGGAGCGGCGGCCGGCGGGAAGGGCGGTGTGTGGGAGGGGATCGTTCTGGGTGCAAGTGGACGTCCTGCCTCGGTCTGTCGTCCTGCCCACCTGGAGTATGGGATGAGGTGGAGGAAGCCAGGTGGACTCGAGTTTTGCTCTCTGGGACCCAGGCTCCAGCTTCTCGGCTCTGGTGCCCTTGGCTCTCCGCCCGGCTACCCTATGCTCTTTCCGGAACGCAGGCCTTCCGTCTTCCTGCTCCCTGGCCCACCCTCCCATCCTAGCCTCCCTTGCACCACTTTTGCCATCCGGCCACGGCCACGCTAGCAGcgcttccccttccccttccaaTTTTGTATTTTAGCAAAAATTACAGTTCTCTTGAATTCTGACCTGTAGGCATCTAGACTAGTAGTGTTCCACACACCCAGGACTCCAGCCCTGATGGCATACACAGAGAGAAGAGCTACAGTGGGAGGGAGATTACTCTAGGATGTGGCCTGGAGCCCCCACACCCTGGAAATGGGAAACGTGGGGTGCACGGGGTAGGAAGAGCTCTGCACCTCTCCCACCCGACCTCCTTGTGCTTGTTCCAGGAACATTCCCTAGGTGAGCCACCCAGAATGGCTGGGTCCAAACTGAAGAACTGAAAGGGAAACTGATCACCTGCTACCTGGGGAGGTGTGGGCATGTTAGGGAGGCACcctaaaagggagaaaaatggaaTTCCTCTGGCTATATGCCTGGATGGCTGGAAGCATAGAGCACAAAGTTGAGTCTGGAAAACCCAGTAAATTCTGTGAAAGAGAGTCAGTTTTCCTGCTACATATACAGGAATATTGGCATCACAGCCTGACCTGCAGGATTTTTGTTACTTCAGTCCCAAAACCTACTGTTAAGTAACAAGTTCAGAACTATCATGAACCTTCCCGGGCATGTGGACTGTGCAGTAATAACTACTTTTGAttatgcaggggaaaaaaaaacaaactgaaaagtaaCATTTCAGGTTACAGGAGCAGCATCAACCTCACCTGGGAATGCAAATTCCTGAGCTCTGCCCCAGACCTAACAAATAAGaaactgggggtggggcagaaagctctaccatataacccagcttCCAGGCGATTCTGATGCACACTGAGGATGAGAACCACTGAGTCAGTAAACAGGGGTCAGAAAGACGAATTCAAAGCAAGCTGAGTCCAAGTCTCTATAAACTTCCTACCATGTATTAGAACTGAAAAAACCCACATCATGTATCTAGTCAGTCAGGTATCAACCACTCAGTTAGCCAACACACAACAATATGCTTTTGTCGAATAACTTTTCTCCGTttgaaaaaatattctgaaatactgatcctgaaaagaaaaaacaatgtaaACGACTGACTTTTAGGCTGTTCAAGTCCTGTTTCCatgtaaaatacaaatttttaataCAAACAATGCCAAGTATTAACAAGTTTTAGTATTATTAAAACAgtaacaacagaaaatgagactACGGGTGTGCAGTGCCACATCAATCCAAAGAGCAGTTCCGATCTAGAACTGGCGATGGCTAAGAGCCTAAGCGTAACTATTATGAATGTATGACTCTACGTTCTAAGTCAAGACAAGCTCTCAGCTACAGAATTCTGAAAATCCTCACACTCCCTCTTCTAAGGTCCCAGCAAAGGGGAAAGGGACTTTTAATCTGAGAGCAGAGTAGTGATGGAGGTGCTGGTACTGATAACCACCCCCGGCCTCGCTCCTGGGTTACCAGGGGAGGAATCTGAGACATCAGAGCAGGAAGGTTGGAGAAGGGGGGCGGTTCCACACCACTCTGTGGCTTCGGGAGAACAGGAGTCTTACGTTACATTTTTAAAcactgtttcccccagtcctaaaATTCACCCAGGAGACAGAAGCTGGCTTAAATGCAAAGAAGAGAAAAGCGATCAGCCTGCAGGGCTGCGTCCTAGTCGGGGATGTCAAACGGCTGCGCGCTGATGACCTCCCCGGTCTCGGTGACAATGGCGTCGTAGACCCAGCGGCGGTTGCAGCGGCACTCGGGCCCGCACTTGTTGGAGTTGCACTTGGGGCACGGGTAGAAGCAGCCCAGGCAGTTCTTCTCCAAGCAGTCGCACAGGTCCGCGTCATTGCAGATGAGCCTGCCGCTTTTGTCGTACTTCTTCATGACTCTGCAGAGGAAGAGAATGCCGCTAGCCATCTACCAAAATAAGCTCCCGTTGTTCTGAAGAAGCAGAACCCTGAAGATGACCCAGCCACATTTcagaactttcagttcagttcagtcgctcagtcgtgtccgactctatgcgaccccatgaattgcagcacgccaggcttccctgtccatcaccaactcaggcaGTATGTCCTGGGAAATTCAGTCCATACATTCCCTAACCAACACAGTCAGGCCATCACTCAGAGTGATGTTCCATCCTTCCAGCACGCTGGAAGGGCGTGACAGCCAACTGAAGCCAATTGTGAGGAATAGCTGATTGAAAGCTACTGAAAGCTTCCTTCTACAAAACTTCACTTAGAAATGTAACCATTCTTAACGGGATTTTTTTCTACTACattacattctatttttttctttcttaacaaGAAGCATTCCATACACCTAAAACTGGGcttcacctggtggctcagtggtaaagaatctgcctgccaacgcaggagacagggTTCCTTCCCTGATGCGGGAAGATTCCCCATCATGGAACTAAGATGGTGGGCCACagtcactgagcctgtgctctcgagcctgTGAGCCGTAGCTACGGAGCCcgagtgccacagctagagaaaagcccacacagcaaccaaGGCCCCATATAGCCCCAAATTAATAAGTACATCAgataaaagacttttaaaatagtgGCCAACTTTTACAAAAAAggaaggaggacttccctggtggtccagtagtcagaaatctgcctgccaatgcaggggacccaggtttgatccctggtctaggaactaagatcctacacacTGTGGGGCGACGAAGCCTGGCAGTCACAACGACCGAGGCCTGAGCACCGTAgtgcctgtgctccgcaacgagagaaggCACTGCCATGAGAGGCCCGTGcaccgcagctggagagcagcccccgctcgccgcgaccagagaaagcccatgtgttgCGGCAAAGGCCCAcggcagccagaaataaatagaaggcagtggcacccccactccagtactgttgcctggaaaatcccatggatggaggagcctggtgggctgcagtctatggggtcgcgatgagtcggacacgactgagcgacttcactttcgcttttcactttcatgcattggagaaggacatggcaacccactccagtgttcttgcctgaagaatcccagggacgggggagcctggtgggctgccgtctatggggttgcacagagtcggacacgactgacgcgactcagcagcagcagaaaaaaagaaaaagcactgtaGTGAACACACTCACATTTCAAATGACTCAAGATAAGCATCAGAACTGTGAGTTACTATTCTGACATTACTAAGAACAAAAACAGGCAAACTGAAGACTCCTCTGCTAACCGTCTCCTGAGGCTATGGCTTCTGTCCCTGTCTCCTTCCATTTTTCACCCGGTGTGGAGGCAGGAAATTCTTTATGAGTGGAGAACACTAGAGATCTACCTCGCGATTTGCATCCGCTTGATGCCTTCAGCCTCTACAACAAGTCCAGGAAGCAAAAGTCTTCCACCAGGACTCTGCCACCCTCTCAAGACCAACCTGTTCTGAAATAAATCCTTCAATATGGAGCCGCTTCAAACTCTGAGAATGACCGAAGTACCTATGTAGGGCCTGTATCCATTATTCCCAGCtggagtcagacaaggctgtgaaACTCTGACCTTCTGCACCCATGGTCCCCAAGCATTACCTCCCTTCCTGTTAGCGGAGAAGGTCAAGGGTCACTACTCAGATTTGCCTGATCATCTCAATTTAGCAGGACAGCCTTCCAATGAGGACTTACACTGGAAGCATTTCATCTGAGGAATGAAAGTGCCTACCCCCAACAGGAAACGCAGGCGTCAGCAGCCAAGGAGATGGAGACTCTATTATGGGAACGACAGGGATGGGGAGTCACGCAGCCAGCAGAGAGCCCGGCTCAGCCTCTGTCCTCCCTGTGCCTTCACCCAAATACTCCCCACCACAACACAGATGTCAGACAGATCCTAGTTGCCTGCCCACCGACGCTATCCACTGTAAGAGTCAAAGCTATCATAGGTACAAAATTGTACAAGACACACATGTGTAGATCAATAAAACACACGTGCCCACTGCCCAGCTTAATGAAGGAGTGTTGCGTCTTCGACATCTTCATGCCCCACCGGCTGCATCCCTCCACTTGGCCAAAAGGAATCTCATCTCCTTGTTTTACTTTTTGTGATGCCATATGCATCATTCagatgcaacattcagaaaactaagatcatggcatccggtcccatcacttcatggcaaatagatggggaaacagtggctgattttatttttctgggcttcaaaatcactgcagatggtgactgcagccatgaaattaaaagacacttgctccttggaagaaaagttatgatcaacctagacagtatattaaatagcaaagacattacttagccaacaaaggtccatccaatcaaaactatggtttttccggcagtcatgtatggatgtgagagttggactataaagaaggctgagtgcagaagaattgatgcttttgaactatggtgtaggagaagactcttgagagttccttggactgcaaggagatccaaccagtccatcctaagggaaatcagtcctgaatattcattggaaggactgacgctgaagctgaaactccaatactttggccatgcaaagaactgactcattggaaaagaccctgatgctggcaaaggttgaaggcaggaggagaaggggacagcagagggtgataagatggtcggatggcatcaccaactgaatggacatgagtttgagcaggctccgggagttggtgatggacagggaggcctggcctgctgcagtccatggaggtgcagagtcggacacggctgagcgactgagctgactgactgaTGCCATATGTGTATGTATCTCCAAGCACTCTGCATTTTCCCTTCTGTAACTTTCTTTTTGAATTCTATATCATgatttaagattcatccatggtAGCACATGTAGCTACGTTCAAATATTTCTACGTCTATATGTATTCCACTGTACAACTATACCAGCTACTTATCTTTTCCATAATGGATAGGCATTTGGACTAttactgctttattttctttgctattgCAGAGATGAGTTTGTTGAACATGCATCCTGTTGAGCATGTATGCGTTTTTCCaggatatacacccaggagtggagGTGTTAGGTCGTAAGGTACACACACAGCAAtgcaagttattttaaaatagtggCTGTCCTATTTTACACTTTTTCATGTCCCATGGCTTCATCAGCAGTGATATCAGAAGACTAAACTCCTTACCCACCTGGGCAGTGCAATGCTTCCAATAAAGAGGCTTCAGCATCCTGAGTGTTCACTAGccttttcgtgtgtgtgtgtgtgtgtgtctagttgctcagtcgtgtcagactctttgtgaccctgtgggctgtagcccaccaatctcctgtgccatgggaattctccaggcaagaatattggagtgggttgccatgccctcctccaggggatcttcccaacccagggatcaaacccaggtctcccgcatagcaggcagattctttatcaactgagccaccagggaagcccaggaatacagcggtgggtaacctatcccttctccaggggatctttctaacccaggaatcgaactggggtctcctgcattgcaggcagctccTTTACTGGCTGAGAAAGCCTTTTCTTCTATGAAATAAATACCTATACACTGTTTGGTTCATTGTTCTCTTAGGATGGTTATCTTTTCCTTCAGAAATAACTTCTACTGTGTGATATCTCTCTCATTATTTTTAGGGTATCTTGCAAAGGGCATTAACTCTCAATTTTAATGCAGTCAAATATTATCAATCTTTTTCTTTATGGTCTTCTTAATTTATGCCTCTGATGTGCTAGCAATAATTGAATTTATGATACTTCTGTGCCCTTCTGATACTTGAATTCATTCCTATGTGTATATTATTTCTCCTATTTGAAAGGGGCGgagtaaagggacaaagtaggtgattaaaCTGTCAGCCTCACTAGAGGACTGTAATGAAGAAAGAAGCATGGAagacccctgtaagttaatgatcactgaagaaagcaggCTGGCTTCCCCGCAAAACCgagcaggcttgcttagcaacagCACCGCGTAACAAGAGCATGAGGCatgcccccaaacaatgaacAGTGGCGGCCGAGACCCACACCCTGCCCAGGGAGCCCGGGAGGCTAATGATCCCTAGGACGTGCTCTCTGGACACACAGAAAACAATGAGTCATGGAAAGATGGCATTTCCAGATGGAAGGCCCTCACTGCATGAGGCCTGAAATAGCCTTTCCATAGTGCCACGACAGTCCTGGCTTGACTGTGGGGACAAGAGAACTCCCCTGCCCAGCCTGGAGGAGGAGCCGACGGGACAGCCAAGAAAGAGCAAGAAGGCGGCTTACCTCCTCACTTTCCTTTCATTATAAAACGGTAGCCCACTAAGTTCTCGGGGCCTGGCACCCTCTCGCCTGCCCACAACCCTTCCAAGCATCCTATTCttttgcctctcactgaattcttcctGCACCAAGACACACAGGACCAGAGTTTTTGGAGCCCCTGAACCACCACCTAGAGGTTGCATGACATGTATGTGCttcatcacttcagtcatgcccagctctctgcaaccctgtagactgtagcccaccaggctcctctgtccgtgggattctccaggcgagaatactggagtgggttgccatgccctcctccaggggatcttcccgattcaggggttgaacccaggtctcttaaggctcctgcacgggcaggcaggttctctaccaacagcaccacctgggaagcccttcataaTTATATAACTGTCTTAATTTTAATCATCTTTCATACTACATCTATTACTCCGGTGCAAGGAATTCTgaagcatgtttttaaaaaactgatgccTAACTGGGGATTACACGCTATTTCTTGAAATTGCTAACTTCCAGACATATGGGGTGATACTGTactttagaaaatacatttttagtatACATGCTACTGAAGTGAACacggaaaatacatttttaaaatcataaaacagaGACAACCTGTAATTACTTTGTCAAGGAGAACTCACGCATTTTATAATCCCACAGATCAAATATAATAAATCTTGATCTTACTTGGAGTTTACAGAAAAATACTCATTCATCTTCGACATTCgtgctttctttttttgctgccTTGTTTCAGGATTAAAGTCAGCCACCTGTGGTCCAGGATTTTGAAATGCCAAGCATTTTAACTGCCGCTCTATCTGTTGCtatgaaacaaataaaatgtattagTAGTAAGAATCTGATagttttatctgttttacattGCATCAAGATGAAGTTTCTGTAACTTTTACCATATCAGCATGACAGTTCAGCTCTTTTACCTAGAGAAATAAACAGTTTAATCTGATTAGTTTCAAAAGATGATGTAAAATTTTTCACATTGGTCATTCTTTctgaataaacaaatacatagtGTAAAGCTAcatataattgaaaaataaaaaagaaggggGAACAGAAGAATTTCATTTAAACCTGGAAAACACCCCTTGGCATCACAAAACTGGTGGGGATGAAGTAAAAGCCCTTCCTCCAGGCAAAGTGTCCAGAACACAGTGAGAGCACAGCACCCAGAGCCCTCCATCCCCAAGCTCAGCAGAGCGGCACTCAGCCTCTGGCGTCTAATACCCGATGATCTGAAGTGAAGCTGATGTcattaataacagaaataaagtacacaataagtgCAATGCACTCGAACCATCCTGTAACCAGTCCCTCCCCCCGCCTCAGTCCATGGataaactgtcttccatgaaatcagtcctgagtccCAAAagggttggggactgctgctctagGCACGTCTCTGAACTCACTGCCCAGGACACGGAAGTAGAATACAGCCGCCTGAGGGTTCCTCTCTCAGTCAAAGCCAGGTTGCAAGAAGAAAACTCTTGCTTGAATGCCTTTCTAGCGTGTTAGTGGAAATTCTCAAAATACCTGTTTGGGGATATTTATAatttgaattggagaaggaaatgggaacccactctagtattcctgcctgggaaatcccatgaacagagaagcctgggaggctacagttcatggagtcacaaagagtcagacatgactgagtgactaacacaaacacGTAATTTGaaattgaggcttccctggtggctcagcagaacagaatctgcctgcaatgaagaaaatatgggtttgatcctcaggttgggaagatcccccggagaaggggacagatacctattccagcattcttgcctgcagaatcccatggacagaggagcctggcgggctacagtccatggatcaaagtgagacacgacttactgactaaacaacaacgaactGGAAAGTAAAGTAATAAATATGCTTTAATCAATCCTGAGAACTAGTTCTGATCATGCAGCACACATTATCAGGAGGGAAGGCAATGCTCTTTCAAAAGCTGTTAGAAGAAAGTAATCTGAGTTGCCCCCAAACACTCAGGCTAACACATATATGAAAGGACATTTCTAAACCAAGGGGAAGCTTTCAATGTAACAAATTAGTAACAGAACCTCAGGCTTTTTTTAGAAATAGTCTAGTCACTCTAAAATAATATGGGcatgtttctttaaatttcattttggtTGGTTTGTATGGCTTTCTTTTACAAACAACCTTCGGAAACAATTCTATACTTAggtatgatgctgctgctgctgctgctaagtagcttcagtcatgcctgactctgtgtgaccccatagatggcagcccaccaggctcccctgtccctgggattctccaggcaagaacactggagtgggttgccatttccttctccaatgcatgaaagtgaaagtgaagtcgctcagtcgtgtccgactcttagcgaccccatggactgcagcctaccaggctcctccatccatgggattttccaggcaagagcactggggtggggtgcccctGCCTTCTCCATATTTAGGTACAGGTGTGCAATAAACACAGCTCAGCATGGTCTACTATTCTCCGTAGCACAACAAAGAATTAGATGTCTCTGCTCaaaccctggctctgccactctTACTGGGGTGCTTTAAGAACATTCCTACTTCTAAGACTCAGTTTCTCCTTTTGCAGAATGGATTAATAGTATCTTGTGTTAAGGGTTAGGTGTGTTAACATGAGCCAAGTTTTAGAGCCAGGATAGCATATCATGGGGAAAAAACACAAGGATTTGTTAAATGAAAATACTTGACCATATTCTCTACAATTATTCTATTCCAAGGGTAGGACTTTACTGCACAGGACACTGGGAACTGAGAGGCACAGAGGGGACAGGTGAGATGAGAGCAGCCTGGCAGTGAGCAGGATGTAAATGAGGGAGCAGAGATCTTGCCCGTGGAATCCTGATGGGGCCACCTTCCCACCCAAATCCAAGGCAACTCAGAGACTCCACACGTTGAGAACTCCCCGGATACCACAGCATCATAGTATCCATGTGCCATACCAGTTGCTTCTGTCCAATCTGACTTTTTTTCTCAGAACTTTGACCTGCAGGTCTCTCTTGCGTGGAATTGGTTTTTCCTGATTGTTCACTCATTTCTGATCACTACAGAGAagtaattggaaaaaataaaaacacattaacATCACATATTCCAAGTAACTTAACCCTGTTACTTTCCTGCTCTCTCCCTACCATCTTACTCTCTTCTCAAATCCAgacttactggaaaaaccattgctttcctggttcttaatttttatttaccaCTCACTCTTAAATCCTGCATCTGACTTCTCCAGAATGCTTTACTGACATCTTTCTGGCCTGGTGTTCAATGAGCAAAGTACCTTTGACAGTTCTTAGCATCGCAGACCTCGCAGGAGTAGGCAACCCTGGGGCCATCCACTCCTGCTCAAGAGGACTAGAAATTCTTAGACCTGGGTTCTTCCCTCACTTACACTTACTTCCTTGAAAAACAGTAAGATGTGTTAATATCATACACACATCCTCAGTAACTTTGCGAACATCTCTGCTCCCATGGTTTCATTATCACATCTTCTGAAATCGTTGCCCAGGTTGCCTCCAAAAGCCCCAACTTCCTCACTCAAGTTTTCTGACGTATTTCTAACACAACTTGTGGTAAATGGAAGCAATCAGTTTTCCATACAACTCAGCTGTTTACATGCCTGTAATTTACTTATTGAAATACTTCAATATATGTACAAGATGTCTCTGcaggcacacgtgtgtgtgtgtgcacgcgcgcgcacacgcgTGCATCTTAGGTAACCCTAACACACGGTGCCAATGACAAATCCACCCTCTGAGCTTCTCTGCAGTGTTCTGCCAGAAAGGACCATGCGGCTCCCGCCTCTCTCGTCAACCACCCATGCTGGGAGCAGGGCGCTGTTTCTAACAAAGGACCTGAGGGTTATGCTCAGTTGTGACCAGTCCATCCGCACCACCGCTCTGCCTGCCAACCAGAAATCCCAGTGCCACCAACACCTCTGCTTCTCCCATGCCTAGGGCCATTAGACGTGGACTGTCCACTCTTTTGTATCCCCTCTCCAGTTCCCAAGGTAGGTTAGAAGTCACGTTGACTTTTCTTTCCTAACATTCCTAACATTGactcttcttttccattctgtatcAGGTagttattgctgtttagtcaccaggtcgtgtccaactctttgcaaccccatggactgcagcacgccaggtttctctgtccctcgccatctcccggagcttgcccaagttcatgcccattgaatcagtgatgccatccaaccatctcatcctctgagccctcttcttctgccttcaattttttcccagcatcagggtttttttccagtgagtcaggtagACACTACCCGAAAGACAGCAATCGTAATAGCAGTAACGAGCG from Capra hircus breed San Clemente chromosome 10, ASM170441v1, whole genome shotgun sequence encodes the following:
- the ARL14EPL gene encoding ARL14 effector protein-like, yielding MSEQSGKTNSTQERPAGQSSEKKSQIGQKQLQQIERQLKCLAFQNPGPQVADFNPETRQQKKKARMSKMNEYFSVNSKVMKKYDKSGRLICNDADLCDCLEKNCLGCFYPCPKCNSNKCGPECRCNRRWVYDAIVTETGEVISAQPFDIPD